Proteins from a single region of Flavobacteriales bacterium:
- a CDS encoding ATP-binding cassette domain-containing protein has product MDVLISLNRASIYQRVSLVLSDVNFEIEKGAFVYLIGKTGSGKSSLLKTLYGDLELNQGQGEVAGFDLSTLREKDIPFLRRKIGIVFQDFQLLTDRNVHENLLFVTKATGWTDKAKAEERIEDVLKKVGMETKGFKMPFQLSGGEQQRIAIARALLNDPELILADEPTGNLDPITSEEIMKLLWDISKTGRAIFMATHDYSLIRKFPSRILKCESGQVSDLRTAGAKENEA; this is encoded by the coding sequence ATGGACGTACTCATTTCCCTAAACCGGGCCTCCATCTACCAACGCGTAAGCCTCGTACTCAGCGATGTAAACTTCGAAATTGAAAAAGGAGCTTTCGTTTATTTGATCGGAAAGACCGGTAGCGGAAAGTCGTCTCTGCTCAAAACTCTTTACGGAGACCTCGAACTCAATCAGGGTCAAGGCGAAGTGGCCGGATTCGATCTATCGACTTTGCGAGAGAAGGACATCCCATTTCTCCGCCGCAAGATCGGTATCGTATTTCAGGATTTTCAGCTCCTTACCGACCGGAATGTTCATGAAAACCTGCTTTTCGTGACCAAAGCCACGGGTTGGACCGACAAGGCAAAAGCGGAAGAGCGTATTGAGGATGTTTTGAAAAAGGTGGGCATGGAAACCAAGGGATTCAAAATGCCTTTCCAACTATCGGGAGGTGAACAGCAACGTATCGCCATTGCGCGGGCTTTGCTCAACGATCCGGAATTGATCTTGGCAGATGAGCCCACGGGTAATCTAGACCCCATCACATCAGAGGAGATTATGAAACTCCTTTGGGACATCAGTAAAACGGGACGAGCCATTTTCATGGCAACACACGACTACAGCCTTATTCGCAAATTTCCTTCGCGTATTCTAAAGTGCGAGAGTGGTCAGGTATCGGATCTTCGAACAGCAGGGGCCAAAGAGAACGAAGCGTAG
- a CDS encoding gliding motility-associated C-terminal domain-containing protein — MKKTLLLVILLFSWATVPAQIWAGLDQVICGSDSVTLGAQVDHVAPTLVYANGANLTDDQYSDVIALGFNFTFFGNTYDKLVFSSNNYITFDTTVATGYSNWDITGPAPTAGNTPTNAILGPWQDVNPSPFPPPPVYAVMYGIYGPPGQRVFVAGFCETPMFSCTGLLFSSQIKLFEADNHIEMHIQSKPLCTNWNYGHAIQAVTNSDLSFTVVVPGRNAGTATAPVTWTVNQDGMSFFPVGTSYFSFPIAFAPTVFSNIPPVVEWFDSTGTSIGIGDTIQVLPPGNMTYYASVLICGNQQTISDTVNIQFSGLNPLWDVDSVICKGDSTGNITSLSTGNAVPLSYLWSTGDTTADLLNISAGTYFVTLTDQEGCWVSDTVDVFEADSLLFNPVVEDDRCNNGVGRVIPNIAGGVLPYQILWSNGSVSDTLSNVTAGVYSLICTDALGCVHTDTFTVGNMDFAVVIDSILGLPEACGRADGFIEVAASGGTSPYLYEWSDGSTGSLISGLMTGFYDLTVSDLNGCTAYGQYFVPYHEAPIPGIVGPDSVDTADPYATFYDTTDAIASWTWQFGDGSSGIDSVVTHVYQQDGEYLVSLTVTDSMGCEGITTKTLFVVEEFFYYVPNAFTPNQDGTNELFFPVILGADPTTYLFQIYSRNGQMIWESSDLSTGWNGTVDNAGTEAKQDVFTWRLYFRTFSGREIVEKGTITLIR; from the coding sequence ATGAAAAAAACTCTTCTTCTTGTTATTCTTCTCTTTTCTTGGGCCACAGTTCCCGCACAAATTTGGGCGGGATTGGATCAGGTCATATGCGGTTCAGACTCAGTCACTCTGGGTGCTCAAGTTGATCATGTGGCTCCGACCCTCGTTTACGCGAATGGGGCGAATCTAACAGACGATCAATACTCGGACGTTATTGCTTTGGGATTCAATTTTACTTTCTTCGGGAATACGTACGATAAGTTGGTTTTCAGCTCGAACAACTACATCACTTTCGACACTACGGTAGCCACCGGGTATTCGAACTGGGACATTACGGGTCCAGCACCCACGGCGGGAAACACACCCACCAATGCCATCCTCGGGCCATGGCAAGATGTAAACCCTTCCCCATTTCCTCCTCCACCGGTCTATGCAGTGATGTACGGAATATACGGGCCACCGGGACAGCGGGTATTCGTTGCTGGTTTTTGCGAAACTCCCATGTTCAGCTGTACCGGACTACTCTTTAGTTCTCAAATTAAACTGTTCGAGGCCGACAACCACATCGAAATGCATATTCAGAGCAAACCTCTCTGTACCAATTGGAATTATGGTCATGCGATACAAGCAGTGACTAATTCAGACTTGTCTTTCACTGTGGTAGTTCCTGGTCGAAATGCGGGTACGGCAACTGCGCCGGTGACCTGGACCGTCAATCAGGATGGAATGTCCTTTTTCCCAGTAGGGACGTCATATTTTTCATTTCCCATCGCTTTTGCTCCGACAGTCTTCAGTAATATTCCACCCGTCGTTGAGTGGTTCGATTCAACTGGAACCAGCATAGGTATTGGCGATACCATTCAGGTACTTCCTCCTGGAAATATGACGTACTACGCCAGCGTATTGATCTGCGGAAATCAACAGACAATATCGGACACTGTAAACATACAGTTCTCGGGTTTGAACCCACTGTGGGATGTCGACTCAGTCATTTGTAAAGGAGATAGTACGGGAAACATCACCTCATTATCGACCGGAAATGCGGTGCCCCTCAGTTATTTATGGTCCACTGGAGACACCACTGCCGACCTATTGAACATATCAGCCGGCACCTATTTCGTAACCTTAACTGATCAGGAAGGATGCTGGGTCAGTGATACCGTTGACGTTTTCGAGGCCGACAGCCTGCTTTTTAATCCGGTCGTTGAAGACGATCGATGCAACAATGGCGTAGGAAGGGTTATTCCAAACATAGCCGGTGGTGTTCTGCCCTATCAAATTCTGTGGAGTAACGGATCTGTATCGGACACATTGTCAAATGTTACCGCCGGTGTATATAGTCTTATATGTACGGACGCCTTGGGCTGTGTACATACTGACACCTTCACAGTTGGCAACATGGATTTCGCGGTTGTTATTGATTCCATTTTAGGCCTTCCCGAAGCTTGCGGTCGAGCTGATGGGTTCATTGAAGTGGCTGCCTCCGGAGGCACCTCCCCCTATTTATACGAGTGGAGTGATGGCTCAACGGGCTCCTTAATTTCGGGTTTAATGACTGGCTTCTACGACCTAACAGTGAGCGACCTCAACGGATGTACGGCCTACGGTCAGTACTTTGTACCCTACCATGAGGCACCGATTCCGGGAATCGTGGGACCCGATTCGGTTGATACTGCAGATCCGTATGCCACATTCTACGATACTACAGATGCCATTGCGAGCTGGACTTGGCAATTCGGCGATGGGTCAAGCGGAATAGACAGTGTGGTCACGCATGTCTATCAGCAGGACGGAGAATACTTGGTTTCTCTGACCGTCACTGACAGCATGGGATGCGAAGGCATTACCACAAAAACGCTATTCGTTGTTGAGGAATTCTTTTACTATGTTCCGAATGCCTTTACACCGAATCAGGACGGAACCAATGAATTGTTTTTTCCAGTTATCCTAGGAGCGGATCCGACCACCTACTTGTTTCAAATTTACAGTCGAAACGGCCAAATGATCTGGGAATCGAGTGATCTGAGTACCGGTTGGAACGGTACTGTTGATAACGCCGGAACGGAAGCTAAGCAAGATGTATTCACTTGGCGATTGTATTTCCGAACGTTCAGCGGACGCGAGATTGTGGAGAAAGGAACCATTACCCTGATCAGATAA
- the gyrB gene encoding DNA topoisomerase (ATP-hydrolyzing) subunit B yields the protein MSDEIKPKEYEAGSIQILEGMEAVRKRPAMYIGDAGQKGLHHLVYEVVDNSIDEALAGHCDTIDVTIHEDNSISVKDNGRGIPVDIHPKEKRSALEVVMTVLHAGGKFDKDSYKVSGGLHGVGVSCVNALSNDLHAIVHKNGKVYEQKYKRGVPQGPVKETGTTDTRGTIVYFKPDDSIFAETEYRYDILVARMRELAFLNRGITLNITDERRTEEDGSFVSDSFFSEGGLKEFVEFLDENRDKLLEEVMYMEGERNDIPVEVAMHYNTTFNENIHSYVNNINTHEGGTHLAGFRRALTRTLKKYAEDSGMLEKEKVEVSGDDFREGLTAVVSVKVMEPQFEGQTKTKLGNSEVSGAVDQLVGEMLSNYLEEHPKSAKVIIQKVILAARARHAARKAREMVQRKNVLTGTGLPGKLSDCSDKDPEACEIFLVEGDSAGGTAKQGRDRKFQAILPLRGKILNVEKAMQHRVFENEEIKNIFTALGVTIGTEEDERALNIEKLRYHKVVIMCDADVDGSHISTLILTFFFRYMKELIEAGYIYIATPPLYLVKRGSKEQYAWNDDQRDQLMLEMGGEEKKGVGVQRYKGLGEMNAEQLWETTMRPDGRTLRQVSIDSAAEADRVFSMLMGDDVPPRREFIEKNAKYANIDV from the coding sequence ATGAGTGATGAAATAAAGCCGAAAGAGTACGAGGCCGGGAGTATTCAGATTCTCGAAGGCATGGAAGCCGTGCGCAAGCGTCCGGCCATGTACATTGGAGATGCGGGGCAGAAGGGATTGCACCACTTGGTATACGAAGTCGTAGATAACTCCATCGATGAGGCCCTCGCCGGGCATTGTGATACGATCGATGTGACCATCCACGAAGACAATTCGATCAGTGTAAAGGATAACGGGCGTGGTATTCCGGTGGATATCCACCCGAAGGAGAAGCGTTCGGCCCTGGAGGTCGTCATGACCGTACTGCATGCCGGGGGTAAGTTCGACAAGGACAGTTACAAGGTATCCGGTGGTTTGCACGGGGTCGGTGTAAGTTGTGTTAACGCCTTGTCCAACGACCTGCACGCCATCGTGCACAAGAACGGAAAGGTTTACGAGCAAAAGTACAAGCGCGGGGTTCCTCAGGGGCCGGTCAAGGAAACCGGTACAACGGATACGCGTGGTACCATCGTCTACTTTAAGCCGGACGATTCCATCTTCGCCGAAACGGAGTACCGCTATGACATTCTCGTAGCGCGTATGCGCGAGCTGGCCTTCTTGAACAGGGGAATCACGTTGAACATCACCGATGAGCGCCGCACAGAAGAAGATGGAAGCTTTGTGAGCGATTCTTTCTTCAGTGAGGGAGGTCTCAAGGAATTCGTTGAATTCCTCGATGAGAACCGCGACAAGTTGCTTGAAGAGGTGATGTACATGGAGGGTGAGCGGAACGATATTCCCGTAGAGGTCGCCATGCATTACAATACCACGTTCAACGAGAATATCCACTCTTACGTGAATAACATCAATACCCACGAAGGGGGTACGCACTTGGCCGGATTCCGGAGAGCGCTTACTCGTACCTTGAAGAAGTACGCCGAAGATAGCGGCATGCTCGAAAAGGAAAAGGTAGAGGTGAGTGGTGACGACTTCCGCGAGGGTTTGACCGCCGTGGTTTCCGTAAAGGTTATGGAGCCTCAGTTCGAAGGTCAAACGAAAACCAAATTGGGTAACTCAGAAGTGAGCGGGGCTGTAGACCAATTGGTCGGTGAAATGCTCTCAAACTATCTTGAAGAGCATCCTAAATCGGCTAAAGTGATCATCCAAAAGGTTATTCTTGCAGCACGTGCTCGTCACGCCGCAAGAAAGGCCCGAGAGATGGTGCAACGCAAAAACGTGTTGACGGGTACCGGTCTTCCTGGAAAGCTGTCCGATTGTTCGGATAAAGATCCGGAAGCTTGCGAGATATTCCTCGTAGAGGGAGATTCGGCAGGTGGAACGGCCAAACAAGGCCGCGATCGAAAGTTTCAGGCCATACTCCCGCTTCGGGGTAAGATCCTCAACGTTGAAAAGGCCATGCAGCACCGCGTTTTTGAGAACGAAGAAATCAAGAACATCTTTACGGCTCTGGGAGTCACAATAGGTACAGAAGAAGATGAGCGTGCATTGAATATCGAGAAACTGCGGTACCATAAAGTCGTTATCATGTGTGATGCTGATGTTGACGGAAGCCACATATCGACTTTGATCTTGACCTTCTTCTTCCGCTACATGAAAGAACTAATTGAAGCTGGTTACATCTATATCGCCACGCCACCACTGTATCTCGTGAAAAGGGGAAGCAAAGAGCAGTATGCGTGGAACGATGACCAACGTGACCAACTGATGTTGGAAATGGGCGGTGAAGAGAAGAAAGGAGTCGGTGTTCAGCGCTACAAAGGTCTTGGAGAGATGAATGCTGAACAGCTATGGGAAACAACGATGCGTCCGGATGGCCGCACCCTGCGTCAAGTTTCAATAGACAGCGCAGCGGAAGCGGATCGCGTGTTTTCCATGCTTATGGGAGACGATGTTCCACCCCGACGTGAGTTCATCGAAAAGAACGCGAAATACGCGAATATCGACGTCTAA
- a CDS encoding glycosyltransferase — protein MTVLPKPKHVHLISFDIPCPANYGGVIDVFYKVQALYNEGVQVHLHCYEYGRKHSEKLELLCAEVHYYPRKVGRSNLFKRRPYIVVSRNSNELIDRLNQDDYPIIFEGVHCCYYLAHPDLADRTRILRSHNIEHEYYLNLVEAESNLFKRLYFQNEATKLERFEEELEHATAVAAISAPDAEYFSRRFPNMEVAHVSAFHAHQAVESLEGRGSYVFYHGNLGVSENHRAAMFLIDEVFNDLKIPFVIAGSDAQPELKAAVEQHDHIRLENDVPTERIEDLIRNAHINVLPTFQATGIKLKLLSALYLGRHCVVNTPMVEGTGLEELCHVAQDCGDFSKLIRDLMQEPSQQDTMRAEVLERNFSNRSTLRSLWPLLFEDPIPDHSRTLEYAKEICE, from the coding sequence TTGACCGTTTTGCCTAAGCCCAAGCACGTTCATTTAATTTCCTTCGATATTCCTTGTCCGGCCAATTACGGCGGGGTCATTGATGTATTCTACAAAGTTCAAGCCTTGTACAACGAAGGAGTTCAGGTGCATCTACACTGTTATGAATATGGTCGTAAGCACTCCGAGAAGCTAGAGTTGCTTTGCGCTGAAGTGCATTATTATCCACGGAAAGTGGGCCGGAGCAACTTATTCAAACGCCGTCCGTATATCGTCGTCAGCCGGAATTCAAACGAATTGATCGACCGGTTGAACCAAGATGATTATCCAATAATCTTTGAAGGAGTTCACTGCTGTTACTATTTGGCTCATCCTGACTTGGCGGATCGCACCCGCATTCTGCGCAGCCACAATATCGAGCACGAATACTATTTGAATTTGGTCGAAGCCGAATCGAACCTTTTCAAGAGATTGTATTTTCAGAATGAGGCCACTAAACTTGAGCGTTTTGAGGAGGAACTGGAGCACGCAACTGCTGTTGCAGCGATCTCAGCTCCGGATGCGGAGTACTTCAGTCGACGATTCCCGAATATGGAGGTCGCTCATGTTTCAGCTTTTCATGCTCATCAGGCAGTAGAAAGCTTGGAAGGACGAGGAAGCTACGTATTTTATCACGGAAACCTCGGAGTTTCCGAAAACCACCGTGCAGCCATGTTCTTGATCGACGAGGTATTCAACGATCTAAAGATTCCTTTCGTCATTGCCGGAAGCGATGCTCAACCCGAGCTTAAGGCGGCTGTGGAACAGCACGATCATATTCGGCTGGAGAACGACGTGCCTACGGAACGCATAGAAGACTTGATTAGAAATGCACACATTAACGTGCTTCCTACCTTTCAAGCCACGGGAATTAAGTTGAAATTATTATCTGCCCTTTACCTGGGGCGCCATTGTGTTGTGAATACGCCAATGGTGGAGGGTACTGGGCTCGAGGAATTATGCCATGTTGCCCAAGACTGTGGTGACTTCTCGAAACTGATTCGCGACCTGATGCAAGAACCTTCTCAACAAGATACCATGAGGGCAGAAGTTCTTGAACGCAATTTCAGCAATAGGTCTACGCTTCGTTCTCTTTGGCCCCTGCTGTTCGAAGATCCGATACCTGACCACTCTCGCACTTTAGAATACGCGAAGGAAATTTGCGAATAA
- a CDS encoding tetratricopeptide repeat protein, translating to MKHLKGLLLGAAVVLTIGQGQAQQTEIHTHPYEAYDRARVLFDKGQFVQAKNQFTKVIESSPEPHSEIRIDAEYYHAICALELQQRNSEHEVEEFVRAHPASPRVDEITWHTANHYFGRRKYNDAIDWYERLDPRILARAERPEYHFKLGYSYFMREKFEESKPHLLEAVESKSEYRSSAIYYYGHIAYSEGKTASALEYFESLRGDPNFGPIVPYYITQIYYDLESWEELATSGESLLASATEKRAPEVARLIGEAHYHLGEYEVALPYLQRYREEGPRMKDEDYYQLGYTYYRTESYDEAIGAFNKIVDARDSLAQNAYFHLADCYLKKDQKSEALNAFESVAKLNFNPDLTETARFNVAKLSYEVGNPYQNPGRELQAFIDDYPESEYFEEASTYLVNAYLTTKDYGRALESLERLGPRNRQLQSAYQKIAFNRGIEFFNNRMWQNAINLFSKSLRYPIDRTMEAESYYWMAEGYFQQKRYDEARVAYTDFRVTPGATTSPLFNRSRYGLGYVYFQSKDYNNAATQFRKFVDEANNENERLIHDAQLRIGDSYFVTKGYFTANRFYEAAAATAGPDVDYAYFQAALCQGLLGNNQARINQLQSLIQEQSESQYIDDALYALGKSYMQSEQNDLAVQTFQRVLDDYPDSYYGRKSLMNQGLIHYNIGANEAALIKLREVVDRYPNSPEANEAISVAEKIYIDLGNIEAYADWVKGLDFTNITDAELDSLSFDAAYLKYTQGDCNKTLPALNQYLQKYPSGIFHLDVHYYRAQCRYRVDDLSGALEDYEFLAMAKKNKYSEESLLQSSYLYFSRKNWEMALERYAVLERQAAYPENRRTAVIGLMRTNFKLEKSEQSVQYANRVLRMDKLDVDLEQEAHIILAKSAIKSGDREVAQREFLWVEDKAANVFRAEAKYYLAELEFDAGNYEESQKRIFDLLQNMPSYQFWGNKALILLARNYWKLDDLYQANFTLDQILQRSNNDEILAEAQRWKEAIVRAQERQIEEKQRIVIDTLQIEMPDDMEEQENEE from the coding sequence ATGAAACACTTAAAAGGGCTATTGTTGGGTGCTGCCGTTGTCTTGACCATTGGTCAAGGCCAAGCTCAACAAACCGAGATACACACACATCCATACGAGGCTTACGACCGAGCGAGAGTGCTGTTCGATAAGGGACAATTCGTTCAAGCGAAAAATCAATTCACCAAGGTGATCGAGTCATCCCCGGAACCGCATTCCGAAATTCGAATCGATGCCGAATATTACCACGCCATTTGTGCGCTCGAATTGCAGCAGCGCAATTCAGAGCACGAAGTCGAAGAGTTCGTTCGAGCACATCCGGCTTCACCAAGGGTCGATGAGATCACGTGGCATACGGCGAACCACTACTTTGGCCGCCGAAAGTACAATGACGCTATCGATTGGTACGAAAGGTTGGATCCGCGAATTCTGGCTCGTGCAGAGCGTCCCGAGTATCACTTTAAATTAGGATACAGCTACTTCATGCGCGAGAAGTTCGAAGAGTCGAAACCTCACTTGTTGGAGGCTGTCGAGTCCAAAAGCGAATATCGTTCTTCAGCGATCTATTACTACGGCCATATAGCGTACTCCGAAGGGAAGACCGCCAGCGCCCTCGAGTATTTTGAGAGCTTGCGGGGCGATCCGAATTTTGGACCCATCGTTCCCTACTATATCACCCAGATCTACTACGACCTGGAGTCATGGGAGGAATTGGCTACAAGCGGCGAATCACTCCTAGCGTCGGCTACCGAGAAACGCGCCCCGGAAGTGGCAAGGCTTATCGGAGAGGCTCATTATCACCTTGGCGAATACGAAGTAGCACTTCCATACCTTCAGCGTTATAGAGAAGAGGGGCCAAGAATGAAGGATGAGGATTACTACCAGCTCGGTTATACTTATTACCGAACTGAATCCTACGATGAAGCTATTGGCGCCTTCAATAAAATTGTCGATGCACGCGATTCACTGGCTCAAAATGCCTATTTCCATTTAGCTGATTGCTATCTTAAAAAAGATCAGAAGAGTGAGGCCTTGAACGCCTTTGAATCTGTTGCCAAGTTAAACTTCAATCCCGACCTTACAGAAACTGCTCGATTCAACGTAGCCAAATTGAGTTACGAGGTCGGAAATCCATATCAGAATCCAGGTCGTGAATTGCAGGCATTTATTGATGATTACCCCGAATCGGAATACTTTGAAGAAGCATCTACATACTTGGTAAATGCGTACCTAACGACCAAGGATTACGGACGTGCTCTGGAGAGCTTGGAGCGATTGGGACCGAGGAATCGACAACTCCAAAGCGCTTATCAAAAGATCGCTTTTAACCGTGGTATAGAGTTTTTTAACAACCGCATGTGGCAAAATGCGATCAACCTTTTCAGTAAGAGTTTACGGTACCCTATCGATCGTACCATGGAAGCGGAGTCGTACTACTGGATGGCCGAAGGGTATTTTCAGCAGAAGCGATACGATGAAGCACGAGTGGCATACACCGATTTTCGCGTTACTCCCGGGGCTACTACAAGTCCTCTTTTCAACCGATCACGGTATGGGCTGGGCTATGTTTACTTCCAATCCAAAGATTACAATAACGCCGCCACTCAATTTCGTAAATTCGTGGATGAGGCCAACAATGAAAATGAACGCCTAATACACGACGCTCAACTTCGCATTGGCGATAGCTACTTCGTTACCAAAGGGTATTTCACGGCCAACCGCTTTTACGAAGCTGCGGCAGCCACGGCCGGACCCGATGTAGATTACGCTTACTTTCAAGCGGCACTGTGCCAAGGACTCCTGGGTAACAACCAGGCCAGGATCAATCAGTTGCAGTCACTCATCCAAGAGCAGTCCGAGAGTCAATATATCGACGACGCGCTGTACGCGCTAGGGAAAAGCTACATGCAGAGCGAGCAAAACGATTTGGCCGTTCAAACTTTCCAACGGGTATTGGATGATTATCCGGATTCGTATTATGGGCGCAAGTCACTCATGAATCAAGGGTTGATCCACTACAATATCGGGGCGAATGAAGCCGCACTGATCAAGCTGAGAGAAGTGGTCGATCGTTACCCTAATTCTCCGGAGGCGAACGAAGCCATTTCCGTCGCGGAAAAGATCTACATCGACCTGGGAAATATAGAAGCCTATGCCGACTGGGTCAAGGGACTCGACTTTACCAATATCACCGATGCCGAATTGGATAGCTTGAGCTTTGACGCGGCCTACTTGAAGTACACTCAAGGCGATTGTAACAAGACCTTACCCGCGCTCAATCAGTATCTACAGAAGTACCCGAGTGGGATCTTCCACCTCGACGTTCACTACTACCGTGCGCAATGTCGCTACCGGGTAGACGACCTAAGCGGTGCCTTGGAGGACTACGAGTTCTTGGCCATGGCGAAGAAGAATAAATACTCTGAAGAGTCCTTGTTGCAGTCGAGCTATCTGTACTTCAGTCGGAAGAACTGGGAAATGGCCTTGGAGCGTTACGCTGTTCTGGAACGCCAAGCGGCCTACCCCGAGAATCGCCGTACCGCGGTGATCGGACTCATGCGAACGAATTTCAAGCTCGAAAAGAGTGAGCAATCGGTTCAATACGCGAATCGCGTACTGCGTATGGACAAACTCGATGTCGACCTGGAGCAGGAAGCGCACATTATCTTGGCCAAGAGCGCCATTAAGTCCGGTGACCGCGAGGTGGCCCAACGCGAGTTCCTGTGGGTCGAAGACAAAGCGGCCAACGTCTTCCGCGCAGAGGCAAAGTACTACCTCGCTGAATTGGAATTCGATGCGGGCAACTACGAAGAGAGTCAAAAGCGCATTTTCGATCTGTTACAGAATATGCCATCGTACCAGTTCTGGGGGAACAAAGCCTTGATCTTATTGGCGCGTAATTACTGGAAACTCGATGATCTGTACCAAGCGAATTTCACCTTGGATCAGATTCTACAGCGAAGCAATAACGACGAGATCTTAGCCGAGGCACAGCGATGGAAAGAAGCTATCGTGCGCGCTCAAGAGCGTCAGATCGAAGAGAAACAGCGCATCGTGATCGACACCCTACAGATCGAGATGCCCGACGATATGGAGGAACAGGAAAATGAAGAATAA
- a CDS encoding TonB-dependent receptor, which produces MKRLVFLSILTICVYGAMAQPGDLGTEEITVVKEYDPTLSDVVKLQYFPSLKNTNPEPLNLQYSIRPLEYETRFTPEPIAPARISRTKLDKLYKNYLEVGFGNYTTPYVHFSHSSRRNRNWSGGVYVRHLSSQGGIKDYAFNGFAQNNVGVFGHRYYSGLNLGGRLYYDHDRIHYYGNVAEDIEKDSIRQDFHTVGAEFELKSSKDRDEVVLDCVEVKYMRFFDAADGAENNLQFLAEISTPVREVLFRLDVDARYLNTAFDTLAQDYFIFGIRPRIESQYGDLHFTLGIHAYLTGDLTAESTRANLFPQIDVTYNVVDDILIAYGGWDGRLMPNSYRSLTEQNPFITDYFQPEITVQKGRIFAGLKGALSSQASFNVKAQFASYSDYVLFYNNPYSPVVGDLDTNKFKIIYDEMGVFTVAGEVFFQTGDKFTAGLRGAFNSYSPENFAAAWNLPSLQLTALGKYLIGDKIYVDLEAFLVGERQVLPANLAGVPNDREVLPAYVDVNLGLEYRYSELLSAFLRLNNLTGSKYELWLYYPAQRFNVLGGFTYRF; this is translated from the coding sequence ATGAAAAGATTGGTTTTCCTCAGCATATTAACGATTTGCGTCTACGGCGCGATGGCACAACCCGGCGACCTGGGAACCGAGGAGATAACGGTGGTCAAAGAGTACGATCCAACGCTTTCGGATGTTGTAAAGCTCCAGTATTTCCCTTCGCTGAAGAACACGAATCCGGAGCCACTAAACCTCCAGTACAGCATTCGTCCTTTGGAGTACGAAACTCGTTTTACACCAGAGCCAATAGCTCCTGCGCGCATAAGTCGCACCAAGCTCGATAAACTGTACAAGAACTACCTCGAAGTGGGCTTTGGAAATTACACGACACCGTACGTGCATTTCAGTCATTCGAGCCGTAGAAACCGAAATTGGTCGGGCGGAGTTTACGTGCGCCACTTGAGCTCTCAAGGAGGGATCAAGGATTACGCCTTCAACGGGTTTGCACAGAACAACGTCGGGGTGTTCGGCCATAGGTACTACAGCGGCCTTAACCTGGGCGGTCGTTTGTACTACGATCACGATCGTATTCACTACTACGGAAATGTCGCGGAGGATATTGAGAAGGATAGTATTCGCCAAGACTTTCACACGGTCGGAGCGGAGTTCGAGCTCAAGAGTTCCAAAGATCGCGATGAGGTGGTCTTAGACTGTGTGGAAGTGAAATACATGCGCTTCTTTGATGCCGCTGATGGGGCGGAAAACAATCTGCAATTCTTAGCTGAGATCTCTACGCCTGTGAGAGAAGTACTTTTTAGGCTCGATGTGGATGCGCGGTACTTGAACACGGCCTTCGACACTTTGGCACAAGACTATTTTATATTCGGGATTCGCCCTCGGATCGAGAGTCAGTATGGGGATCTACATTTTACGCTGGGTATACATGCTTACTTAACAGGAGACCTTACTGCTGAATCGACCCGCGCGAACTTGTTTCCGCAGATCGATGTGACCTACAATGTGGTTGACGATATCCTGATCGCTTATGGTGGATGGGACGGACGCTTGATGCCGAACAGTTACCGCAGTTTAACTGAGCAGAACCCCTTCATCACGGATTATTTTCAGCCTGAGATCACTGTTCAGAAGGGGCGCATCTTCGCGGGGTTGAAGGGAGCGCTGAGTTCACAGGCGAGCTTTAATGTAAAGGCTCAGTTCGCATCGTATAGCGACTACGTATTGTTCTACAATAATCCGTACAGTCCGGTAGTTGGCGATCTCGACACCAACAAATTCAAGATCATTTACGATGAAATGGGTGTATTTACAGTGGCCGGCGAGGTGTTCTTCCAAACGGGTGATAAATTCACGGCCGGACTCCGAGGTGCGTTCAATAGTTACTCCCCGGAGAACTTTGCGGCGGCTTGGAACCTTCCATCGCTTCAATTGACCGCATTGGGTAAGTATCTCATTGGCGACAAGATCTATGTGGACTTGGAGGCCTTTTTAGTGGGGGAGCGACAAGTACTACCCGCCAACTTGGCGGGCGTACCCAATGACCGCGAGGTATTGCCTGCGTACGTGGATGTCAATCTCGGGCTAGAGTATCGCTATAGCGAGCTCTTGTCGGCCTTCTTGAGGTTAAACAACTTGACGGGGTCCAAGTACGAGCTGTGGCTCTATTACCCGGCTCAGCGATTCAATGTGCTGGGTGGCTTTACCTATCGATTCTGA